A region of the Gallaecimonas mangrovi genome:
ATGACTTCCCGGTTAAACGCCGTTTTAAAATCACCGTCGACGCCCCTGATCACGCCCGCAGTGCTGAAGTTCATGTCAGCAGCATCGGCGCCCAAAAGGTGTCAGGTGCTGATGAGGCCAACCTGACCATTGGCAGCGGCGAACGGGCCTCTGTGGCCGTGCTTAACGACTGGCTTGGCTATTACGCAGGCCTTGATAAACACAAAGCCAAAGTTGTGGCATTGGCCAAGTACCGACCCATTGCCGTTACTATGGGCACAAACAATTCTGGCCTGACCGCTTATAAGCTTGATGCTGACTTTGAGCGTGCCTGGGGCCGTGTACCGATGGTACTGGCGCATTTGGGCTTTGAAATCAAAGATATCGATAAGAGCTTGGGTACGTACTATGTAAGCTACAGCGGTAACCCGGAGCATTCGTTCTGGGGTAGTCTGTTTAGCAGTGATGACCATAAAGATCTGAATATTAAGCACAGCAAATATCAGGTGCAGCTGGGCGAAGTTGGCGATCACACCACCTCGATGACGATCACCGACAGCGACGGCCAACCCATTGC
Encoded here:
- the bamC gene encoding outer membrane protein assembly factor BamC, which codes for MTTIRKTTLALAVIAVAGCSSTVDRRNPDGSFDYAKVKLNAPLQVPAGLQAPKGASKYDIPTIKDPNAPVAKAVDIRAPSLVLTVVDGSRISEDEAGAKVEIDAREDQNDVVSIIHQRLDQWLKDKKIPVQSRTDKSIETGWFVPHDMKGQIQYADDFPVKRRFKITVDAPDHARSAEVHVSSIGAQKVSGADEANLTIGSGERASVAVLNDWLGYYAGLDKHKAKVVALAKYRPIAVTMGTNNSGLTAYKLDADFERAWGRVPMVLAHLGFEIKDIDKSLGTYYVSYSGNPEHSFWGSLFSSDDHKDLNIKHSKYQVQLGEVGDHTTSMTITDSDGQPIADDKYKEIFTPFTQLMGDSGLKEIKK